GTTGTTTTTGCTGGTACCATCCatgtcctttttgttcaattaaagcCATGTGTACCAAATTGTAGTATTGAGATTTTACAAAAGCTGGGCGGTGGGCAGCAGCCACTTGACACCCATCATTCCAAAACCTCCCAAAAAGGAGATACTGAGAGGAGGAAAAACAAGAACCATTCTTTCATTGTgttttcaattgaaaaaaaaaagggggggggtctgattaatttgtaaagcaAATGAATCAAgcttttttattcaaacatacaaaaatcTCACTCCATATgataaactataatgataataacaaaaCGAATGAAGACTGTGTCTGGGTATACGCTACAAAGTGTGAAGTATACTGAACTGACATATGAATCTCACATAAAAATGAACAGGCAAAATTAGCAGAACAAAGCTAAGGCAATGGACATGAAAACAAGAGATATGGTGGCAACAAGGGCAGAAGCTGAGCTGGAAGGATTGGGGGTTGAACCAGGTGTGGGAGCAGTGCTGGGGCCAGTTCTGACTTCGATGCTGAGCTTTTGGCCTAAGCTACAGTGACCGTCGAAAGTGCAAATGAAGTAGTGTTCACCGGTCCTGTTAAGGGCAACACTCGCCGGTCCTGTAGTATATCGAACGATGGGATTTGTAGTGTTGCAGTTGTCGTAAGCAGTTTCAGTCACCTCGGCAACATCATGTCGTCCGGTTGTAAAACTAAACTCTGCGAAAACGTTGGAACATTTTTCGTCAAAAAAACACCAACTTCTTTAATTCAAGTAACAAACTTAACTAAGTTGGATCTAAGAAACTCACCAAGAACATCCCCAACCACGAAGGTCTTATTGTCTGTCCAGTCATCATAGAATTCAGTATTATTAGGGTTAGGGACTGTCCAACCGGTGGCGTCACCCACAGTGTAAGTTGCAGCATATGTGCTCTGCAACACGGATGAAgccaaaacaacaacaacaagtgCTGCCATGCTGATGATTTTCATTGCCATCTTTCGTGTTCTCTGCTTATACAGTCGCCCCAAGATCTTTGGCTCTCTTAATGTGTTGCTGTTTATCCTTCTTCCCACGGATTAGAATATATATAGAGTGGTGGAGGCTGAGTTATACATTTCGTGGAAGTTGTTGAAATAAGCTTTGGGTCAATTTACAAACAGCCATGTGATGTGGGGGAGCAGTTGTCGAATGCCATCCACACACGGCAAAACCGAGTCATTCCATCGACGTCTTTATCATATTCACATGCTTGACCCTTTCattttaaaaacgaaaaaaaaattgaggaaGTTTGCCAAGTTTACTAAACTATTaggaaatttatgttttggtggttcaattttaaaaaattagaaaatggtcattaaaattgttgttgtatgatattttttttcatattatctGTACTAATCGAAAGCTttcattctctttattttctacaatttaatatttttcatgaaaaaattttaaaacttacaaATTTGTGAATCAAAATCTAAACAGTTTTATTCTTCAATCTCTAATACTGACTAGAACAACCTGGATTTAATGTATGTTCTTTTACTGGTAGATCAATTATCAAATCATCACTTGGACCTTCCtagtcaaattaaaaaaaaaaaacttaacaactcagtaatttaaataaaaactttcaaatagttcaataacataaatgaaCTTTTGAATCGTTCAgtaacaaatttataattttttgaagtcTAATTTACCCACAAACCAAAATCAGCATTCGCCAATCGCCACCGTCCATTTTAATCTATGAACTTTCAACACGGCAAAGGAAGGGATGAAGTAGAACAAGGTTGACTAGtggctgttttttttttacattagcTTTTAATTGTTTAGTTTACTATTTCTACTGTAATATCATTTATAATTCCGGTTCCATTGGTTTTGATGTCTTTTGTGGACCAGAAGCACTCAACATCtaacaacttaattaaaattaggtgttaaagaattttattaagatgttgattttcacatttcacattttaactTTGAACTTAGGACAAAGTacactaatattattataaacacCGTACGATGCACTTAAGCATATATTAAAGTCGCCATATACAAATTTTGTAAGTCTAATGGGCGTCCCAACGTGAATTATATATTGCTTTGACGATTTCGGTATTTGTTTTCTAAAACAAAATCGCTAGATACGCCATTGCCATTTGTCAATATCTTAGGctagatatttataaaaataaatttctttttgggtaaactataaagATAGTCAaccaattataataaaaattcatattaagcactcaaaataaaagtttacaatttaagcaCTCATATTATATAGTTTAGTCATTTCGGTCATTCCGTTAAAATAACAAACGTCAAGCTaacatgaataataaatttaacctcaaattttacatattatatcaatttagtcatgatttaaaaatattaaccctcaaaatttataaataatctcaatttgatcctaattctaaaaattcaaagaaatctataaaaatacataaatattttaaatatataa
This sequence is a window from Gossypium raimondii isolate GPD5lz chromosome 5, ASM2569854v1, whole genome shotgun sequence. Protein-coding genes within it:
- the LOC105769115 gene encoding umecyanin, producing MAMKIISMAALVVVVLASSVLQSTYAATYTVGDATGWTVPNPNNTEFYDDWTDNKTFVVGDVLEFSFTTGRHDVAEVTETAYDNCNTTNPIVRYTTGPASVALNRTGEHYFICTFDGHCSLGQKLSIEVRTGPSTAPTPGSTPNPSSSASALVATISLVFMSIALALFC